The DNA segment TAGCAGCAAgtttacctgagcacacgacTCCTACGTCCTCCTTGTGATtacagtcatgttttccccatcctgaagaagagcagctccacagggacgtctcattcccctcacactccacctcatccagccatatgtgtccagaaccaggaccaaaccaggctggtacctgctggttactgagggccactccacactgcagctgtctgcacaccacatgggcatctttaatatcccaggagtcatcacacactgtcccccatgagccgctgtgaaaaacctccagcctccctgcacagtctcccccagaacccaccagcctgatggaccccCATCCTtatattcagagacagaaaaacacattattgatcactaacaactgaagaatctgccCAGATGTTGTTGTTCTCACCAAGGCAGGTGATGTacagctgttgtgtggagctgcagttgagagtttgtggagagctgcagttccccagatgagcttcactcccagagcactggaagcccgtcacacactcatgactgtgttcaggactggatgaagTGGAGCCATTAAAGTTCAGCCcagagccacagcccagctgtctgcagaccacagaggattcagtgagactccaggagtccagcagaactctcTTCCAGACCTGATGGAGGAAAACTTCCAGctccccctcacactgtctctctccagacaaccgcaccagaccatcatgaagagccagagaggaatCTGAAATGTGTTAGAATATAATGAAATAGTGcctataaaatacattaaaaactttttttagtaaCATAATGCTCTCAAAGTCAAAAAAGTTTaccagagcagatgactccaacatctcgtctgtgagaacattcagctcgactccatgaagagatggaacattctgagagttttgttttATTCCcatcacaatcaaacacatcagcccagatttcaccacttccctctccaaaccagtctgatcccacaacagtcacagcaatcccacaattcagctgtctacagaggacactggcagctctcatatcccagcatgcatcacacactgtgccccattCTTTGAGGAACTGAAGCTCCACTCTTCCAGAACAAGAGTCTGGCCCATTCACCAGTTTGAGATCAGTGTAACCTGAGTGAAGTAAAGAGAGTTCAGAAACAATGCATAAAACATTCTTAAGTCATTAGATTGATCACATTATAACACAAATCTAAGACATGACCTAGAATCAAAAACAAATGAAGGGTTGCTGAATATTTATACTTAACCAGAGCAGATCAGTCCCACAGTGTTGTCAGTGGTGCAGTTGTGTTCAAGTGATGATAGTGAACAGAATGAAATATGAGATTCATTTCCTCCACACTGAATCTCTCGTGTCCACATCTGAGcatctcctttgtcaaaagcagctgctcccagcacctgtacaggagccccacagtccagctctctacacacaacctctgcatcctgctggtcaaagacagtgtcacacactgacatccacgtctgaaCATGAAGTATCTCCAACCTCCCAGAGCAAAGATTAGACCCATCAGCAAGTCTGGAGCGTTTATGACCTGTTTATATTGCATAAAAGTAAACATTACATGAGCAGGTTTTAGATGTGGCAAGTTTTACATCCAATTACATTTTGAACACTCAAAGTATTTtctacatatatacattttttatgtttactgaaaggttttttttataaaatttccaaaaaatgaaaattgtaatctCATTAGTTGTTATTCCCTGAAAATGCTTCTTGTAGCTGGACAGTTGAGGTCAACAATGTCTTCAGCTATGGATGGTGtgctgtaaatatttatttaaatgactgtGAAAATGCAGTAAACTAATCATGGcaaatttacattattttcaagaTGCCTAATtctcaaagggttagttcacccaaaaaggaaaattatgtcattaatggctcaccctcatgtcgttcccaaAAGCCCGTAAGACCTCCGTACATCTTCGaagcacagtttaagatatttaaagatattatattatattatatgaagatatttattttattgctgagCCAGTTAACAAACGAACGATTGACTCGTTTCTTGAGTCAAGATCCAGttttcggttttcggatcaccagtagtgattggaagtttggttcttttccgcgaaccggttctttcagacagttcgattcaataaaccggttgaagaaaatggttcaccggttatTTTGCACTTGACATAAtgatgtcattggcgatgattgcccttgattcaagccttcggtttacctgggctcataaaattagcacagaatcagttcagaatcaatcatcaaaagaatcagttcggttcagacaggTTCATGCTGAATCATGCGCAGTATCGTctgctcctcggttctcgaatcggacgcgtccaacagaaacagttcttgactcgagaacgagtcaatcattcgtttgttatctggcttggctcggtgttcatcttcagctctctcttcacagcagttcagtcagtgtactgtttgagtaaatgagttactccaggatattggtagAGGGagtaactcagagggagtgtcagccacattaaaaaagttaacagcttaagtcatttgtggattaatgcttattggagacgcaaaatGTTAGAAACGATaaagttcgatttggtgaacttgttcaagaatatccggttacatcaatgatttgttcgcgaaccggacatcactacactgcagtgaacgcgctcacaacagacacggaagagaagacaatgctgaataaagtcgtagttttgctatttttggaccaaaatgtttttatgatgcttcaaaaaattcaaacgaacgctctgatgtcacatggactactttgaatatgtttttattacctttctggacagtataccgtatacacactttcaatggagggacagaaagctctcagactaaatctaaaatatcttaaactgtgttccgaagatgaacggaggtcttatgggtttggaaagacatgagggtgagttattaatgacataatttaaagggggggtgaaatgctatttcatgcatactgagttttttacactgttaaagagttggattcccatgctaaacatggacaaagtttcaaaaattaagttgtacgtttgaaggagtatttctgttccaaaaatactccttccggtctatcacaagtttcggaaagtttttttggagtatggctctgtgtgacgttagatggagcggaatttccttatatgggtcctgagggcacgtttgccggaagagcgcgcgctcccgtaaagcagagcagagagagcacagacattcactgataagagcgagagcgtcgcgaaatgtcacataaggagtgtgtttttggttgccaaggcaagacaaccctgcacagattaccaaaggaaaaacagcattaagggaccagtggatggagtttatttttacagagcatcaacggagttgtgcaagtgtttgtgtttgttccctgcatttctaaaatgcttgttttacaaacaaagcccagtttgacgacggatttgcatatcgtttatttcttaaggatgatgcaatcccaacgaaaaagggtcacgattgtgtgttggaaccacaggcggtgagtaaaactgcttaaaatatctctgcctccttgttagtgcgtccgcctcccatcggagacccgggttcgagccccgctcggagcgagtccttgctgctgctgctctcgttcagtttcagccttcacagctgtcacagcttccaaacgctctcaatgcaactggcgcttgtgattctttagctccgcccacacgtcacgcctccaggcgctcgtgttttttcgggaaaaatcggtacagactatctttctcttatgaatataataaaactaaatactttttggagttatgaaggatgcagtactactctataggtactcaagattaacaggatattgagtgaaaacgagcatttcaaatattcaaagcatttttaaatatttgggtgaactcttTCAGTGGTAATTAATTCtaagaataaaacagacatgTTTAAATCTGATATGCAGCTAACCACATCCATAAATGTGTATCTTTATTTTCTTACATACTCAAGACAAAATTATCAAAAAGTGAGGAATAATTTGAGTCTTAACTTTATTCACCTGAGCAGATGACACCAGCATCATGATtatgagtgcaggcatgtttacCCCATCCTGCTGACCCACAGTTCTTCAGTGTAGACTCTGTTCCTGAACATGTTAAAACACTCATCCAGATCGGTCCTGATCCTTGACCAAAATGAGCAAAACCCAGtgcatctacaggttctccacagtccagctctctacacaccactgcagcagcAGGTGTATCCCAGTTATAaacacacactgttccccactgacctctgtgataAACCTCCACTCTACCAGCACAAGGACTGTTACCATTTACCAGTCTCACATGCATCACATCTAAGAGAGAAggaaacagaaagacagagactaaaatcaaaaatagaaaaactaaaaacagaaatatattgaaataaaaacagaagtacagtgtcatatttttatgaatttcatCTCATTctttgaagctgtgtgtgtggtgAAGGGCCACAACAAGTGCAATGGGACACATATGATCCTAGTTATGCTACTAATTTCTCTCATATTAATCTTTTTACCAGCACACTGAAGCGCCTGGTGATCATCATGAGAGCAGCTGTGTTTCTCTGATGCTGGACACATTCGAATCTgagactcatttcctctgcactgaatctcttgtgtccacatctgagcatctcctttgtcaaaagcagctgctcccagcacctgtacaggagccccacagtccagctctctacacacaacatcctgctggtcaaagacagcggcacacactgacatccacgtctgatcatgaagtatctctaacctcccagagcagcGAGAACCTCCAACCAGCCTGACTCCTACAGAAGTgagaaaatatacaataaaagttCCATAACCATTGTTACCATAAAATTATAAACAACcacatttatctaaaataaaaaaggcaagacTTAGTAATAACTTTGGCAATAACATTTACTGGCATTATTGTACCAATCAATAATGCTGACAGATCATTATTTTATGTGCATTCGACTTGCTACAAATCTTATTAAACAatgatacatatatatttttttgatatattATCATTAGTCTTGGCCTTAGACGACATGGACAAAAACTGAAGGTGTACAGTACTTAATGGCTTTTTTGAAAGGAAAAATGGCAAACACTTCTGTTACTGGGTTTATTCAATAAAAGCTTCTGATGAAGAACTAATAATTGCATTATTTggaattacatttacattgtacttttatgcatttggcaCACATTTATGCACACAGAAAAAGCTACTTACAGATGCATTCAAGATgaacatttgatcagttcatgcattccctgagaAATGAACCTATGACCTTGGTGTTGCCAACACttggtgttaaaaaaataaatagaaatctttgGAACTAAAATATAAGGCATGTGGATCAACAGTGATGTAATAGGTTACATTTTAGAACATCTCacctgagcagatgactccagcatcttTATCATGATTACAGTCATATTCATACAACAGAACTGATCCACAGTTCTTCAGTGTAGTCTCTGATCCAGTGCACATCATACGATTAGTCCAGATTTGTCCTGATCCTGGTCCAAAATAAGCACCACCcagagcatctacaggttctccacagtccagctctctacacaccactgcagcttCAGTCATATCCCAAGcagcatcacacactgttccccactgacctctgtgaagaacctccactgTCCCACTGCAGGGACTGTTTGCATTAACCAACCGCACATTCACACGGTCTGTTTATTGAATACAGAAAACAAGAGAAGTAATACTTATGGACAGAGCAAACAAGACAGTAAAAAGAAtctcatagagagagagagagaaaataatctTTCATACACAGAGTCAGAAGATTTGATATAAGATTTCAGTGAAGTAAAATAAATTTGCTCAAACCTGTACACACCAATCCAACATCATTATCATGTGAACAGTTGTATTTGTGTGGCAGAGATGTTGGACAGAGGTGAATCTGAGACTCAtctcctctgcactgaatctcttgtgtccacatctgtgtgtctcctttgtcaaaagcagctgctcccagcacctgtacaggagccccacagtccagctctctacacacaacctctgcatcctgctggtcaaagacagcatcacacactgacatccacgtctgatcatgaagtatctctaacctcccagagcagcGAGAACCACCAACCAGCCTGACACCTGAAAAAAATACGAGTATGAATGAACCTTTCAGAACAAAACATCCTCtacattattttctttcttttaggaaaataaaagttttgatttTACCTGAGCAGATGACTCCTGCACTCTTGCTCTGACACACACCTTGAAACCCCCATATGACGGATCCACACTTTTTCAGTGTGAACTCAGATCCAGCACACATTGCATTATTCATCCAGACTGGTCCTGATCCGAGTCCAACCTGAGCATCACTCAGAacatctacaggttctccacagtccagctctctacacaccactgcagcatcaacCAAATCCCAGCCATCACCACACACTattccccactgacctctgtgaagaacctccactgTCCCACTGCAGGGATTGTTTCCATTAATCAACCGCACATTTAATATTTCTGTGCACAGTTAGGGGAAAAAATAGGAAGAGATctctattaaattaataaattaaataaatatttcctgtTGAAACAGTCAACACATACCTGTACACACCAGTCCAACATAATTTTCATAAGAACAATTGTTTTCATGTGATGGTGATTTTGGACAGAGGTGAATATgagactcatttcctctgcactgaatctcttgtgtccacttctgagtgtctcctttgtcaaaagcagctgctcccagcacctgtacaggagccccacagtccagctctctacacacaacctctgcatcctgctggtcaaagacagcatcacacactgacatccacgtctgatcatgaagtatctctaacctcccagagcagcGAGAACCTCCAACCAGTCTGACGCCTGAAGTAACATAAATAATTATAGTTCTGTCAGGACTATTGTCAAAATGACAATTAGCATACAGTTTGGGTTGAtggtatggttctgttctgggtATAAACTCCCTCCCCATCCATGTAGCCTGTCATGAATGAGCAGAGAGCTGCAGTAACCCCTTTAgaataaacaaaacagaacaaaatataaCAGACATTCATGctcttaataacattttaatgtaacaACCAGTGCTGTACAAATTAACCCGGTAACACATACAATTCATTTTTCCAGTTTAACTGAGTGACAGTAACTGAACTAACAAActgaacaccacacacacaactgctgcttccgtgtttttttcttgaattacatttatttagatgcagaATGTCTTTACAATAAAACATGAGACTTTTCAGGTGCAGTCTTGccaatttagcaattttgttgctaAATTTAGCAACTTCTAACACTATACTCACACAAGCTTAAGATACATTCACATTTTATTCTAAGACATAAACACAGCAGTTACAcctattttgtgatttttttaaaggggtcatgacattaacgatgttaaaaagaaaattttatgtttttggtgTTTATGCAGGTTCTAAAAACATAATATTCAACATAATGTAcatattgtttctcctctatgcccacctttctgaaatgcatagatttttacaaagctcatcgttctgaaaagcgatgtGTATGCTGACTGGCCAGATTGGGCagtgcattctgattggctgaatacctcaaacTTGTGaggaaattaacatttaaattaacattttcacaGCCACATGAAGTTGTTGGAAGGATTTTCTAGAAGCAaggataaaataacattttgtgtaaCCACCTTAAGAAAATGATAGCGGAAATGTGGTACTTTATTCACAAAAATAAGTTTAATCTATTTATTACTAACTTACGGTCTCATTTCAGCTTTAGTTTGGctcttgttttgtatttattccagtttatatgaaaaggttCATGTGTGGATTTTTAACTGAACATGTTAAAATAAGTTTGAAAAAGTTGCAGGAATCATAGTGTTGACACTGAAAGCAAGCTACCCTGGTGCTGTCGGCTAGTTAATTTATAgcctaaatttaatttttaaaataactatggtTGAACACAGATCTTATTTTTTTGCGATAATCCAAAAGCCTATGGAAAAATACTATTGGTTTTTTGTCAGGGAACCAGTGTGATACAAACAGCTGATCCGCCTACAAAAGTGACATCATACTGCCCCCACTCTATAACCTATTAACTCAGCTGTGATGtctgttaataaaaatattaaaaaaaaagaagaagaaatcaaTACCTTTTGTGGCTTTCGTTaaggattcatctatatttattttagaatttggtgttttataactgaattcaatttctgtattgaataaagttatttcctacttgctgaagggcacaggtagctaaatatgacatttattatgaTGCGTTTATGTAATGATGGTTTTAGGTTATCTTACATTAGttatttaaattagttatttggttttccagcatttttgtgtatttgaatcgtttccaacaatgactgaatgattttgagatccatcttttcacactgaggacaactgagagaCATGtatgcaactattacagaagaTTCAAACGC comes from the Carassius auratus strain Wakin chromosome 4, ASM336829v1, whole genome shotgun sequence genome and includes:
- the LOC113068558 gene encoding scavenger receptor cysteine-rich type 1 protein M130-like, producing the protein MWTQEIQCRGNESQIRMCPASEKHSCSHDDHQALQCADVMHVRLVNGNSPCAGRVEVYHRGQWGTVCVYNWDTPAAAVVCRELDCGEPVDALGFAHFGQGSGPIWMSVLTCSGTESTLKNCGSAGWGKHACTHNHDAGVICSGHKRSRLADGSNLCSGRLEILHVQTWMSVCDTVFDQQDAEVVCRELDCGAPVQVLGAAAFDKGDAQMWTREIQCGGNESHISFCSLSSLEHNCTTDNTVGLICSGYTDLKLVNGPDSCSGRVELQFLKEWGTVCDACWDMRAASVLCRQLNCGFLSGSS